From Haloarcula hispanica ATCC 33960, the proteins below share one genomic window:
- a CDS encoding helix-hairpin-helix domain-containing protein → MGLLQKLKSALGLDGTGSSTSGTNRDVDVTVEREPSTEDEDAVKGTNTATTTETHTSDTADGAGTESGDGSATSAQTDESETTESPTTDDESTSATDASPAGSEQEPVVDDEASDSEATADEEPAEADAETEDEESTAPVTEIKGIGPAYADRLADIGIETVGELAAADAADIAADTDLSESRVSGWIERAEDF, encoded by the coding sequence ATGGGTCTGCTTCAGAAATTGAAATCTGCCCTCGGGCTTGACGGGACTGGGTCATCCACGTCGGGAACCAATCGCGACGTGGACGTGACTGTCGAGCGAGAGCCCTCTACTGAAGACGAAGACGCTGTGAAGGGGACGAACACCGCGACGACTACCGAGACCCACACATCCGATACCGCGGACGGGGCCGGGACTGAATCAGGGGATGGGAGTGCAACATCTGCTCAGACAGACGAGTCGGAGACTACTGAGTCACCGACTACCGACGACGAATCGACATCTGCGACCGATGCTTCTCCAGCAGGGTCCGAGCAAGAACCAGTGGTCGACGACGAAGCCAGCGACTCGGAAGCCACCGCTGACGAAGAACCGGCCGAGGCTGATGCCGAGACTGAGGACGAGGAAAGTACTGCCCCAGTCACGGAAATAAAGGGTATCGGTCCCGCCTACGCCGACCGACTCGCCGATATCGGTATCGAGACGGTGGGCGAACTGGCCGCTGCGGATGCAGCGGACATCGCCGCAGACACCGACCTCTCAGAGAGCCGTGTTTCGGGCTGGATCGAGCGGGCCGAAGACTTCTGA
- a CDS encoding shikimate dehydrogenase codes for MDVYGLIGNPVGHSLSPPMHEAGYEALGLDARYVTFEPSADAGAEAVEAAETLGIDGLNVTIPFKQDVLDAVDPAPLAERIGAVNTIDFAGETPTGYNTDAVGAVRALDHHDVSLSGTAVVVGAGGAGRAAAFGLADEGLSVRIANRTESKADALADEVPDASGHGLDSLSDLLANADILVNCTSVGMEEDKTPVPADALHSDLAVLDAVYTPIETRLLQDAAAAGATTVDGAWMLLYQGVEAFERWTGEDAPVDRMNGRLREHL; via the coding sequence ATGGACGTTTACGGACTCATCGGGAACCCGGTCGGGCACTCGCTGTCGCCGCCGATGCACGAGGCGGGCTACGAGGCACTGGGACTTGACGCGCGCTACGTCACGTTCGAACCGTCGGCTGACGCCGGTGCCGAAGCCGTCGAAGCGGCGGAGACGCTCGGAATCGACGGCCTCAACGTTACCATCCCGTTCAAGCAGGACGTACTCGACGCCGTCGACCCCGCGCCGCTCGCCGAGCGCATCGGCGCGGTCAACACCATTGATTTCGCGGGTGAGACGCCGACGGGCTACAACACCGACGCGGTCGGTGCGGTCCGAGCGCTGGACCACCACGACGTGTCGCTGTCGGGTACGGCGGTCGTCGTTGGGGCCGGCGGTGCGGGGCGAGCGGCCGCGTTCGGTCTCGCCGACGAGGGGCTGTCGGTGCGGATCGCGAACCGGACCGAGTCTAAAGCCGACGCGCTCGCCGATGAAGTCCCGGACGCCTCCGGCCACGGGCTCGATTCGCTCTCCGACCTGCTCGCAAACGCCGACATCCTCGTCAACTGCACCAGCGTCGGCATGGAGGAGGACAAGACGCCGGTCCCCGCCGACGCGTTACACAGCGACCTCGCGGTGCTCGATGCGGTGTACACGCCAATCGAGACCCGTCTGCTACAGGACGCGGCGGCCGCGGGCGCAACGACCGTTGACGGCGCGTGGATGCTCCTGTATCAGGGGGTTGAAGCGTTTGAACGCTGGACTGGCGAGGACGCACCTGTAGACAGGATGAACGGCCGATTGCGCGAACACTTGTAA